Proteins co-encoded in one Limnochordia bacterium genomic window:
- a CDS encoding Veg family protein — translation MTAKGNSLQAIRHDLQNYVGKPVRLRANRGRKRIMEAKGILEKTYPNLFVVRLDDGSPVQRMSYTYADVLTETVEIKFDDRRIGVS, via the coding sequence GTGACAGCGAAGGGCAATTCATTGCAAGCGATCCGACATGACCTGCAGAATTATGTGGGAAAGCCAGTAAGACTTCGGGCTAACCGAGGACGTAAAAGGATTATGGAGGCTAAAGGGATCTTGGAGAAGACCTATCCAAACCTTTTTGTTGTCCGGCTAGACGATGGTAGTCCAGTGCAGCGCATGTCATACACCTATGCTGATGTACTCACAGAAACCGTAGAGATTAAGTTTGATGATCGGAGAATCGGCGTCAGTTAA